The genomic interval CTGCGAAGGGTATCGCAAGGCTTTATTTGGATAATGATCAGGCCGTTTTTTTACTCCTCCGCCACAACATAAACCCGCCAAGGATCAATAACACATACACAAAAATACTCGACCAGAGTACAAGGGTATTGCCCAACCGATACGAATCCGGGTCAAAATGAAATTTGATCGTATGCTTTCCGGCTGGAACAGATAATCCACGCAGGGCATAATTGACCTTAATGATCTCCACCGGTTTATCATCAATGGTAGCCTTCCAACCACCCGGATAATAGATCTCGCTGAACACAGCAAATTGCTGGGTTGCCGCATTGAAATCATAGGTGATATCATCGTTACGATTCTCTACGAGGCGAATGGAAGCCGTGGAATCCATTTGCGGGGCGGCGGTGATCAGCGGTTTGAATTTCTCCTGCACAATGGCGGTGTCCCGCAGATTGATGCTGTCCAGGGCCTTCATTTCATCCTTTCCATCTTTTACATACAGGATATGCTTCACCAACCAGGCATGGCCAAAAGCTCCAGAATTGATCTGGGGAATGGGCTTGCCATCCTGTGGATTGGCTACAATAAAATACTTTGTATTCAGCATGTCGAAGGCCTGCATATTTCCTTTGGACAATTGTTGTTCATACAGGTCCTGGAAAATCGCAAGCTTGGCCGGATGATACCCACCAATGGTATTGTGATAGTAGGAGGGTAGGGATTCATCAAAAGGAGGAACGGTCTGGTTAAAGACCCGATAGTACCCCGTATCCTGTTTGATCTGCGCATCGGCCTGGGTCATGGCAAAAGTGTTCTCGTAGGTGGATTCATCCACATAGGATTCCCTGTCCAGATAACGGTTGGCAATGCCTAACAAATCCAGTGAACTGATAACGGTAAGCGAAGCAAGTGCCAGTCCGGATTTGATCTTTCCCTGCACAAATAACCAGATCAACAGAAAGGAAAGACCAATGAGTACGGTATTCCGTAACATGTCTTTCATGTACATGGATTTTCGGTCTTCCTGGATTGCATCGACAAAACCCGAAGCAAATTGTTGTGCTTGCATTTGCGCCTCAGGACCGGGTTGTTGTCCCCCGCGCATGGCCTGCTGCAGCATCATATTGGAAAAGTTATCACGTAGCCCTGCATCAGAGTTGCCGCTAAAGGATGCAGTGGCATAAAAAGCAAGAAGCACGGCAATAAGCGCTCCGGTAGTTATACCGGCACGCTTCAGTATTTTGACCCATTCTGCCTTCTCGCGCTTGCCAAAAAATATCTCCTGCAAGGTGAAGGCTGCCATGACGGCAAAACAGAGTTGAGGAATGACCAGGGCCATAGTAGGCGCCCTGAATTTTTTATAAAAAGGAAGATAGTCGAACAGGAAATAGTTCACCGCTTCGAAGTGATTCCCCCATGCGAGGATTATGCCAAATAAACTGGCGGCAACGATCCACCCCAGGTGCCAGGATCGGACAGTAAATAGCCCGATGATAAATAACAAAACGATCACAGCACCCAGGTAAACCGGCCCGGATGTGCCCGGCTGAGGGCCCCAATAAGTGGAACCATTTGCCACCTGAAGGGCTGTCTCCTCTGGATAACCAATCTCGGTGAGCTTTTGGGCAAAGACAGAAGTTTTAAGGTTCTTGCCGGCACTGCCGCCACCATAAGCCGTAGGATGGACCAGGGTTAGTGTTTCACCAATGCCATAACTCCAGCGAAAGGCATATTCCTTATCAAGACCACCCGTGGTGGTATTGGGATCGGCTTTGTCTTTCATTTCAGATTCACCACCACGAATGGAATACTTTGCATAGTCATATGTGGTCAGTGTGGTCACGGCTGAAGTACCCATAGAAACCAGGGCGATCAGGATCCCGATACCCCCACTCAGGAGCAGGTGACCCCATTCTTTGGCTTTAATGGCCTGCCAGGCATGGAACAAGGCAATAAATGCGGCAACGATCAGGGTATAGTAAACGATCTGTAAGTGAACGGTTGCCATTTGGAGACTAAGGGCTACGGCCAACATCATTGCGCCACCCCAATACTCTTTTCTAAAAAGAAGGAGAAAACCACCGATCACGGCAGGTGCCATGGCGATAGCTTGCATCTTGGTATCATGCCCCACTTCCACAATGATGGGATCATAGGTAGAATAGGCATAGGCCAGTGCACTCAATACCCCGATCCAGGGTTTGACCGGTAAGATCAAAGCGAGGATATAAAAACTCAAACAGGCCAGAAAGAAAAAACTGATCGGTTTGGGCAGTCCCAGGGTCAGAACAGAATAGATATGGTTGACCGTAACAGGGTGCGTCTGCCCAATGATGATCTGGTAGGCAGGCATACCGGCAAACATGCTATTGGACCAAAGCGGGTAGTGCCCGTATTTCTCTTTGAATTCGTAGGATTTCTGGGCCATGGCCTTCCAGCGTTGAAAGTCATGTTGCTCCACCACCTCTCCCCGCAATACCGGTGCGCAATAGATCACCGACACCACAAGAAAAATTGCCACGGCCGCCAAATGGGGCCATCCTTTCTGGAACCAATGCTTATTCATAATTAGGCGGTTGTTAAGGCTGACAAAATAATGCTATTTTACACTAAATTAGTCCATGCGCTGGCTATTATTTTTGTCCCGGGTGGCCCTGATCTGCAATCTGTTTTTCCTGGTCGCCCTCTCCTTACGGTTGTGGAACTGGATCGGTAGTGCCGATCTGCAATCCACCATAATCATCCTGGGCTATGTATTGTCCATGTTGTTCAATCCCCTGACTGTACTTACCTGTCTTTTTGTTTATATCCTGAACCGCCAAAAATTAGCCGTGGTTCCAGGCTGGCTTATTGTGACCAATGTGGTCTTTTTATTTCTGCAACTCATATTTGTCCTCTCGCTGAATATTGACGAAATCAAAACCTGATCATGATACAAAGCATCCTCAAAGATCGTCCTACCCGACTTTTTCTGGTACTGGGCGCTGTATTTGTCGCCAATGCGCTCATCGCCGAAGTGATCGGGGTGAAGATTTTTTCACTGGAGGCGACGCTGGGATGGAAACCGGCGGATTGGAATATCCTTGGCAATACATTTTCATTTAACCTGACGGCCGGGGTACTGTTATGGCCGGTGGTCTTTATCATGACCGATCTGATCAATGAATATTATGGCATGAAAGGGGTGCGGTTTCTTTCCTATCTCACCGTGGCACTTATCGCGTATGCTTTCCTCATTTTCTTTGGGGCCATTCATCTTACCCCGGCCGGATTTTGGGCCAACGATTATTTTAAGGGTGTAACGGATAGCAATGCGGCTTATGCAGGGGTTCTTGGACAAACGCAGGCCATCATCATCGCTTCCCTGATCGCCTTCCTGATCGGACAGGTATTGGATGTATATGTATTTCATTTTATAAAAAAGAGAACGGGAGAGAAGAGTATCTGGCTCCGGGCAACCGGGTCAACATTTGTGTCGCAATTTGTGGACAGTTTTGTCGTCTTGTTCGTTGCCTTTTATGTGGCACCCCGCCTCACCGGTCAAACCAACCCCTGGACCTTTGGTATGGTGATGACCATTTGTATTGGAAACTATATTTACAAATTTATCATGGCGATCGTTCTTACCCCGGTAATTTACCTGGTACACGGATTCATTGAGAAATACTTGGGACATGATAAAGCGGCAGAGATGAAGCGTGCAGCGATGGCGGAGGAAGGAAGAACAAGGTAATAAGGAGTAAGAAATTAGAAACATGAAATAAGGAAGTACTTGGATTACCTAAGGAAAAATCGGCTGTCGGATACTTTACTTATTCCTTATTTCAAATTTCTTATTTTTTATTCTTTACTATTTCCGCAACGATTTTATCAATCGGTAAGGTCACGGCTTCCGGGGTAAATTCTTCCCAGTTTAACAAGCGAAAGGTTTCGGTTTCCTTGGTACGCTCATAGATCTCCATCTGTTGCTCATCAAAATCAAAGGGCTTATCGCGAAAAGGTACTTTGATCTCCTCCAGGGGATGAGCGAAATAATAGATCGAAATGATCTGGTGAGAGGGGTTAAAAGCCGACATCTGAAAGTAATCGGTAGTATAAATATGATCTCCGATACGGGCTTCAATATTCATTTCTTCTTTTAGTTCACGACGAAGGCAATCACGGGTGCCTTCTCCAAATTCCAACCCACCTCCCGGGAATTTGGTATAAAATCCCCCACGGATATATTCATCACTGACGACTACCTGTTTTTTTTCATTGAGGATAATGCCGTACACACGGATGTTGAAAAAACTCATGCCTACAGAATTTTTTTACGTAAAAAGAACCAGCCGATGATCAGGGCGATCACCAGCGATAGGATGACAACGATAAGAAAGGCGTACCTCGATTCCTCAAACCCATTGCGCACGTTCATCCCAAAAATACTGGAAATGAGTACGGGAAGGGTCAGCACGATTGTGATCACGGAAAGCCTTTTCAGCACTTCGTTTTGATTATTGGCAATGATGCTGGCAAAAGCATCCAGGGTGCTGCTCAGGATATTGGTATAGATATTGGCCATTTCAAGGGCCTGGGATGTGTCAACGATCAAATCTTCAAGATATTCCCGCTCTTCTTCGGTCAACCCCAGGAAATTGGTACGGGCCAGTTTCATGAACAATAATTCATTGCTTCGCAGGGAGGTGACAAAATAAACCAGGCTTTTCTGGATACGCATCAATTGAAGCAGGTGCTCATTCCGGTTCGCATCGTACAATTTCTGCTCGAGAATATTACGCCGGTGATTGATCTCTTTGAGGTATTCAATTGAATTCTGCACCACCTTTTCAAAGATCTTCAGCACCATCATATTCTTTTTGTCGGGATGCCGGTTTTGAAAGGTGTTCAGGAATTTCTTCATCGCCGGGTTCTCAAAGGAGTTTACCGTTACGATCTGGTGGTGGGTCAGGATGATACAAATCGGGATGGTGATGTAATAGGCATCACTATCGTTGAAGGAATTGTTCTCCGTTGGCGTTTTAAGTACAATGAGTTTAACATTGTCATCTTCCTCATAACGTGCCCTTTCATCAATATCCAGCGAGTCGGTCAAAAAGTCAACGGGGATATCCAGTTGTTCGGATAATTCCGTGAATTCCTCCTGCTTGAACGGAGGGAGAATATTCACCCAGGCGCCATTCTCTGGTCTTTCAATGGCCACAGTTTGGTGATCGATATTCTTGAAGTACTGGATCATCCGGGTAAAGGTAGGGGTGGGTGGGGAGAGTAAAAATTTTTAAATCGAGAGGGTTCCTTCAAATACTTTTTCAGCAGGCCCGCAAAGCCAGATATTTTCAAACCGGTCATCTCCGGTTCTGTCATACTCCACACTAAGCTTTCCACCGGGTGTGGTCACTTCCACTTCATTAAAACCATTTTCATTGTGATAGCAAACGATGGCGGCAGCAGTAACACCGGTGCCACAGGAATAGGTTTCGTTTTCCACGCCCCTTTCGTAGGTCCTTACACTGATCTTGTCATCTTCCCCGAGGTGTTCAACAAAATTGACATTGATCCCTTCCTTTTCAAATTCTTTGCTGTAACGGATATCCCGGCCTTTACGAAAAACATCCACTTCGGCCAGCATGGGTACGAATTTGATATAGTGCGGCGAACCAGTGTTCAATACATAATCCGACCCCATTTTTTTTATACTCGTTACATCCATCATCTTCAGGGATACGGTACCATCACTATCGATCTCGGCTTCATGTGGGCCATCGGAGGCCAGAAAATGATAGGTAGATTGGGCTAGACCCAGATGGGAGGCAAATTTGACAATACAACGTCCGCCATTTCCACACATGCTTCCTTCCCGTCCATCGGCGTTGTAATACTTCATCTCAAAATCATATCCCTCCAGGGAATTGAAAGTCATGAGCCCATCGGCACCGATACCAAACCGACGGTCACAAAGAAAATGGATCTGTTCAGTGGTCAGCGAATCATAACCACCGTTCCGGTTGTCGAGCAGGATAAAATCATTTCCGGTTCCCTGGTATTTGAAAAATTGGATAAGCATAAGGGTACAAAATTACGAAGCCTGATTTATTCTATGTCTTTGATAATATCCAGCGATTTTACGATCAGGTTTTCTACCGCGGCAGCACCGTCCGGAGAGAATTGTTTCAATACCCGGTTGGCGACGATCACATTCAGCGACAGACAGTGGTGGCCAAGTAATTTACCAAGACCATAAATGGCCGAGGTCTCCATTTCAAAATTGGTGATCCGGTAGCGCCCAAACCGGAACTGGGTAAGCCGGTCGATAAGGTCAGGCTGGGCCACACCCAAACGCAGAACCCGTCCCTGCGGGCCATAGAAACCCGGGCAGGTAACCGTAATGCCATGGTGATAATCCTTTCCAAAATGTTTGAGCAGAGAGGCGCCGGCCCCGAATATATAGGGGTGGGCGATCCCGTTATGCAGTTGGGTAAAGGTGATGAAGGATTGAAGGAGTTGCTGCTCTTCATCATTCTGTTGCATCCGGTAAAAATTCATCAGGTTGTCAATACCCAGGCCATGGGTAGAGCAAACAAAACTATCTACAGGGATATCGTCCTGCAGGGCACCGGAGGTGCCCAGACGAATAATATTCAGGGAGCGTAAGGAGGGGCGTATACTTCGCGTACTGAGATCAATGTTCACCAGGGCATCGAGTTCGTTGATGACGATGTCAATATTGTCCGTACCAATGCCACTGGAAAGGACGGTCACCCTTTTTTCGCCCAGATAACCTGTGTGGGAAATGAATTCACGGTGCTGGGACCTGTGTTCGATGGTGGAAAAATGTTTGCTCACCTGAGCGACCCGGTCAGGGTCTCCAACCGTCAGGATGGTGTGTCCGATTTCTTCAGGGCGTAGGTCTAAATGATAAACGGCTCCCCGGGCATTGAGGATCAGTTCCGATTCTGCGATACGTTGCATGCGTCAATTAGTTAGGTAGATTCTCCCGAATATACTAATTTTGGCGGCTCTAGCCGGTACCGTGGCCGAGTGGCTAGGCAGAGCTCTGCAAAAGCTCCTACAGCAGTTCGAATCTGCTCGGTACCTCAGCCTTCAACCACCAAAGCATTCGCGTTGGTGGTTTTTTTACATCCAATAGTTCATCAGGAACGAAGAAACAGGCTTCTGCTGTTTCCTTTTCTTTTCGTAGGAGCTGTTATACGTGAAGTGAACCTCGTTGGTCTGGTTGCGGTTCAGGTAGCCAACACCAGGTATTTCGACTTCCAATCCCTGAATCAGCAATTCATTGATATAGTAGGACAGACTGCGGATGTCTGCATAGATCACACAAGCTTCCGATTTTAAACGGTCACATAAAAATTGCACCAGGCTTTCATCCAATCCATTCTTTCGCAAGGGCGAGAAACTCAGTTTCCGACGGGTTAATACTTCCCCACGGGGCATGGTCAACTCCTCCGTATGAACGTCGAAACGTCCTATGGTGGGGATCTCGAGGTATCCTTTTTTTTCAAGGAATTCTCTTAAATGCCGAGCGATTTTCATGATTGGCTTTTTGTTACATCAGCGCATTAAAAATTGGTTTCCCTGACCTGCAGGCGTAATCTTAGGTTAGCGTTTTGGTTGCTTTAATAGGGGAGCTGGAAATGGGGAAACAATGTTAACAAAATATTCCGAATCGTGCAAGTATTTATTTAAAAATTAATATTTGACAACCTTTACAGGAGGTTGACCTTTAGAGATATAAAGAACATTGAGCGAGTCGGCGATCCGGGTGGTATCGCTGGGGAGGGCGGGAAGCCGGAAGAAGACCTGATAACGGACGCTGTCAGTGGTGGAAATATGAACATCGACCTTGCATTGTTCTTTCAGGTATTGGTACCGGGTATAGGCCTGTCGCATGGAGGCCTCTTTGACGATGAATTTATAGGTTTGGGAGGAGACCGGATCGGCCACCGGGGCCTGATTGACCGGTGTGGTAGCTACAGCCAGGGTATCCGGAACGGGTTGGGTGGTAACTTCGGGAGTGGTGGTATCTGCTTTGGACCGGATCATCGATTTGAACAGGGTATATCCACCCCAAATGGCCAGTCCCAGCCCCACAATGACCACTGCGCCGGTCAGCCACTTGTTCCGTGCATTGGATGCAGCTTTGCGAGTACCCAATATATCACTGTAATCGAGTGAATGATCCTCCGCTGTTGCGCCTTGTACCAGGTTATCCTTTTCAGAAAGAGGGAATTCTTTTGATTTTTCGGTCTGAATCAGACCGGCTGTAAATTCCATCACACCCTCCTTAAGTGGTGTCAGTGTGCCTATGCCTTCCAGAAAAAATGGCTTCCCGATATTGAGGAATTCTTTCATCTGGTCGATGTAGGATACCAGATCTGCCTCTGCCAGACTTTTCATTTTGCCTGTCTCCCTGGCCACAAAATTGACAAGGCCTTCATCCATTTTCTCTGCTTTATTACCAGTGAAACGAATATTCAGGTCCGGGGATCCGTCAGCGCGTGATTGGGATTCGGTGACAAAACGGCCAATACCAACAAGGGATAGCTGCTGATTGGACATCAGGTATTGGGTCAATAAGGGGGATAATTTCAAGGTATCAGAGTTTAACCCTCACAATATAAATATTTTAGATGGGAGGTGCAAGAAGGTGGCCGTGTATTAATTTTGCAGGATGCTAAGTACGGAAGAATCAAAATTTCTGGATTATTGGGAAAAGAACAGGGAAAGAAAGAAAAAAGTGTACCGGCAGTTGTCCGTAGGCCTTCCCACCGGAGCTGTTCTTGTTATCGCCATTTTCATCAATGTATTCTCCGGGTGGTACACCCGGGCCCTGATGACCTATAATGGAGATAAATCCATTTTATTGGTATTATTATTGGGAGGAATAGGCATCGCCACTTTTTTTACCATTTATTCAGCCCGGCACCG from Chitinophagales bacterium carries:
- a CDS encoding diaminopimelate epimerase, with the translated sequence MLIQFFKYQGTGNDFILLDNRNGGYDSLTTEQIHFLCDRRFGIGADGLMTFNSLEGYDFEMKYYNADGREGSMCGNGGRCIVKFASHLGLAQSTYHFLASDGPHEAEIDSDGTVSLKMMDVTSIKKMGSDYVLNTGSPHYIKFVPMLAEVDVFRKGRDIRYSKEFEKEGINVNFVEHLGEDDKISVRTYERGVENETYSCGTGVTAAAIVCYHNENGFNEVEVTTPGGKLSVEYDRTGDDRFENIWLCGPAEKVFEGTLSI
- a CDS encoding magnesium transporter CorA family protein; the encoded protein is MIQYFKNIDHQTVAIERPENGAWVNILPPFKQEEFTELSEQLDIPVDFLTDSLDIDERARYEEDDNVKLIVLKTPTENNSFNDSDAYYITIPICIILTHHQIVTVNSFENPAMKKFLNTFQNRHPDKKNMMVLKIFEKVVQNSIEYLKEINHRRNILEQKLYDANRNEHLLQLMRIQKSLVYFVTSLRSNELLFMKLARTNFLGLTEEEREYLEDLIVDTSQALEMANIYTNILSSTLDAFASIIANNQNEVLKRLSVITIVLTLPVLISSIFGMNVRNGFEESRYAFLIVVILSLVIALIIGWFFLRKKIL
- a CDS encoding nucleoside phosphorylase, whose amino-acid sequence is MQRIAESELILNARGAVYHLDLRPEEIGHTILTVGDPDRVAQVSKHFSTIEHRSQHREFISHTGYLGEKRVTVLSSGIGTDNIDIVINELDALVNIDLSTRSIRPSLRSLNIIRLGTSGALQDDIPVDSFVCSTHGLGIDNLMNFYRMQQNDEEQQLLQSFITFTQLHNGIAHPYIFGAGASLLKHFGKDYHHGITVTCPGFYGPQGRVLRLGVAQPDLIDRLTQFRFGRYRITNFEMETSAIYGLGKLLGHHCLSLNVIVANRVLKQFSPDGAAAVENLIVKSLDIIKDIE
- a CDS encoding queuosine precursor transporter, encoding MIQSILKDRPTRLFLVLGAVFVANALIAEVIGVKIFSLEATLGWKPADWNILGNTFSFNLTAGVLLWPVVFIMTDLINEYYGMKGVRFLSYLTVALIAYAFLIFFGAIHLTPAGFWANDYFKGVTDSNAAYAGVLGQTQAIIIASLIAFLIGQVLDVYVFHFIKKRTGEKSIWLRATGSTFVSQFVDSFVVLFVAFYVAPRLTGQTNPWTFGMVMTICIGNYIYKFIMAIVLTPVIYLVHGFIEKYLGHDKAAEMKRAAMAEEGRTR
- a CDS encoding YfhO family protein; its protein translation is MNKHWFQKGWPHLAAVAIFLVVSVIYCAPVLRGEVVEQHDFQRWKAMAQKSYEFKEKYGHYPLWSNSMFAGMPAYQIIIGQTHPVTVNHIYSVLTLGLPKPISFFFLACLSFYILALILPVKPWIGVLSALAYAYSTYDPIIVEVGHDTKMQAIAMAPAVIGGFLLLFRKEYWGGAMMLAVALSLQMATVHLQIVYYTLIVAAFIALFHAWQAIKAKEWGHLLLSGGIGILIALVSMGTSAVTTLTTYDYAKYSIRGGESEMKDKADPNTTTGGLDKEYAFRWSYGIGETLTLVHPTAYGGGSAGKNLKTSVFAQKLTEIGYPEETALQVANGSTYWGPQPGTSGPVYLGAVIVLLFIIGLFTVRSWHLGWIVAASLFGIILAWGNHFEAVNYFLFDYLPFYKKFRAPTMALVIPQLCFAVMAAFTLQEIFFGKREKAEWVKILKRAGITTGALIAVLLAFYATASFSGNSDAGLRDNFSNMMLQQAMRGGQQPGPEAQMQAQQFASGFVDAIQEDRKSMYMKDMLRNTVLIGLSFLLIWLFVQGKIKSGLALASLTVISSLDLLGIANRYLDRESYVDESTYENTFAMTQADAQIKQDTGYYRVFNQTVPPFDESLPSYYHNTIGGYHPAKLAIFQDLYEQQLSKGNMQAFDMLNTKYFIVANPQDGKPIPQINSGAFGHAWLVKHILYVKDGKDEMKALDSINLRDTAIVQEKFKPLITAAPQMDSTASIRLVENRNDDITYDFNAATQQFAVFSEIYYPGGWKATIDDKPVEIIKVNYALRGLSVPAGKHTIKFHFDPDSYRLGNTLVLWSSIFVYVLLILGGFMLWRRSKKTA
- a CDS encoding NUDIX domain-containing protein; translated protein: MSFFNIRVYGIILNEKKQVVVSDEYIRGGFYTKFPGGGLEFGEGTRDCLRRELKEEMNIEARIGDHIYTTDYFQMSAFNPSHQIISIYYFAHPLEEIKVPFRDKPFDFDEQQMEIYERTKETETFRLLNWEEFTPEAVTLPIDKIVAEIVKNKK